The genomic DNA ATTTTACAATTATGGACGGCTGGGCTTAATAGATTTCCCGAGTCAGCCTCATTGCTCTGTGATGTTTTTGTTTTCATCTGCGCCTGTTAACCTCGGTGAATACGTCTTACTGATGCTCTACAGGAACAGTTGTGGCCCAATACAAACCATCGGGTGCAAGGACGAGTGCTCTTTACCTGCTTTATAAGTGTCGCCATTATTCAAAGTGATTTCAATAAGCATCTGTGTGACCGTAGAAGCGTAAACTCGAAGCCGGCCGTAGAGTACTCATGCCAAACAAAGATTCAGGACGTTTAGCACTGTAATAATTGAGGATATTCAGTACGTTGGTGGGCGGCTGAGAAGTTTCGCCCCAAAGACTTACTTCGTTTTAAACCACTGATAGAGTTCTTCACCCTTGTCGTTTTTGAAGACTACATCAATACGGGTGGCCGTGATGGTGAGTGTGGCATAACCGGGTTGGCTCTCACCCCAGAGCTGTCCATCACCGCAATCGGGAGGGCAGGTCTTTCGTTCACGCAGTTTGGCACCTGTTCCTGAGGTTATGGCAGGAACATTATTGTAAATACCAAATTGCAAAACATGTGCGTGGCCGTTGGCGTAGAGGTCAGGGGCGATGGCATGTTCTTGAAGCCATGGGCGAACATAGTCTTCACTTTCTTTGTCATGGTAGGTCTTGAGGACATGATGACCAAGAAGGATGTTCCAGCTGGTTTTATCGGTGAAAGTATCATGAACGATTTTGGCTGTATCTGAATCGAGGTGGTTGGTGTCGACAAATGCCAGTTGGGCCACACCAAAGTCCAGTCCGTAGTCTAGCGCGGGCAGGTGAACATTCGGAAGCGTGGCCATATAATCGACCATACAGGCAGCGGGGTCGACCACTTGTCCGTTCTTGTTATCTCCCACTTCCCGAGGAGTCGGTATAAAAGGAAAGAGCCGTTGCATATAGCTTCGCTTACCACGGTAATATGCGTGGTTGCCCAGGATGGCGAGTACCGGAGCCCCTAAGCCTTCTAACCCATTGGCCACTTGTTCCCGGTAGAATATTTTGTCTTTCTCGAGGACTTGTCCAGTTGGGCAGGGCGGGGGATGTGGGTAGACCAAATCACCAAGGGCGATAATGTAGTCTTTGGTTTCGGACTTTATCTGTTGCAATACCCTGGTTCGTTGGGTGCTATTCTTTCCTGTGTCGCCCATGAGCACGACTTTCAGTGTCTCTTGTTGTGTAATCTCTGGCATGGGATCTAGGTTTGCCGGTGTGCGGTACTCATTCTGTGAGACATAAAAGAAACAACCGCTCACTGTGTAGCCAAGAGCCAATACCAGCAGAATTTTCTGAGAAGGTTTGATAAAAAATCTAAACATAACAACCCGAGTATAAAGACGATGTTCACCAAGGGTATCACATCAGAATCAGTGGAGAGCAAGACCTTGGTAGGGAAGAAGTCGTGAGATGTTTTCTCAATGCCTTTAGATAAACTGCTGTGAGGCTTAGGCCAAGATACGGGTCGTTGTAGGTAAGTTCTTACATTGTCAGTTGATGCACCAGCGCCGATCTAGCCTAGAGCTTACCGCTTCGTTATTTTCGTCATAGATTGGGTTGACCTAGCTTCTTTTCGGTTCTAACAGGGTTCTAGATTGCTGAATATGCAGTCCCAGTCTTTGGGGCTTCGCTTGTACACTGAGAATTAGGTTTATTGTCATGGTGTCTTTTCTAAATGCAGCATCCATTGCTGCGGTTTTGACCGCATCTGCGACACTTCGCTTTCGGTTGTGGAAACAGCCACGAACTTTGATTTTCTATTTCCTGTTTTTCCTACTCGCAGAATCATTGCTCCATCGCTATTTCTTGCCTGAAATGGCAATGGGTATCGAGGTCGCCTACGTTTGTTTTTCTCTCGCCGGTATTCTCGCCATGGTTTCTATTGGCTTACGCCGACATGAGATAAATGTGGGTTCAGATGAATAAGTAGAGAAGGGCTTTGAGGTTTGAATCAGCCAGGATTCCTGCATAGTCTCTTACCCATGAAAATTGAAAGACTTCAGACTAAAGATATTCCGACAATGTGGCGTATCAACGAAGAGGGACTCCCGGGCGTGGGAAAAGTTTCTATGGAGCGGCTCACAGATCTATTGTCACTTTGCGATTTTCCATTGGGCGCACATCATGGGGGTGAATTGGTGGGGTTTGTTCTCTGTCTTTCACCCGGCACGCGTTATGACAGCCTTAATTACGCTTGGTTCAACGAGCGCTACGATAAATTTGTTTATGTAGACCGAATCGCAGTGGGCAAGAGCCAACGGGACTTGAAGATTGGAAGCCAGCTTTATGCAAAGGTTATCCAGCACGCAAATAAGCGAGCCTGGCCGGTTGCAGCCGAAGTAAACCTAGAGCCTCCAAATCCCGGCTCGATGCGTTTTCATAGCCGCCACCATTTTAAACAAGTTGGTGTCTTAGACCACGAGAATACATCTGTGGCGATGTTGATGAGAGATTGTGAAGCGACCTCACACTCTGAGTGACCGTTCCAGAGGTACACTGGACATGAGCTTTAGACACTTAAGCCATGTAGTGCCCCGGCCACGAAGCAGATCCCAGCTGGATTGGATAAAACAGC from Deltaproteobacteria bacterium includes the following:
- a CDS encoding GNAT family N-acetyltransferase; translation: MKIERLQTKDIPTMWRINEEGLPGVGKVSMERLTDLLSLCDFPLGAHHGGELVGFVLCLSPGTRYDSLNYAWFNERYDKFVYVDRIAVGKSQRDLKIGSQLYAKVIQHANKRAWPVAAEVNLEPPNPGSMRFHSRHHFKQVGVLDHENTSVAMLMRDCEATSHSE